A section of the Rhodothermus profundi genome encodes:
- a CDS encoding sensor histidine kinase: protein MARAHRPHPVCLTIQSRLLRAIGRWTGGILLLLGSWPLQAQELSYQVEVGAPLYLQHYAPQDYGQFPQNWAIVQDRRGVIYVGNVDGVLEFDGVHWRLLRTATNTIVRSLDVDTAGRIFVGAQGDFGYFWPDSLGVLRYTSLVPEIADSTDRNFWDVWATRVTPDGVYFQTHARLFRWDGDTIRVWRPHTYFHTAFVVHGRLYVRQDSIGLQTVAGDSLRLVPGGERFAHLRIYAMMPYDAEQILIATREAGLWLYDGRTFRYLPSEVEPFIRAYPLYHGTAMPGGFYALATLGGGVFIIDREGRIVQVIDESVGLPDSWVNYVYVDRQGSLWMALNSRGLARADAVPYLSVWDKRLGLDGFMYWLGQEADHLYAATSTGLFHMSLSQGSRPVFVRDVRISDQVFQIFRHGEDLWLATAEGLHIKKREQVLSDQTLLLPEQTVFSLARLTDSLIAAGTKSGLVRLRWNGRQWAIDPIAGVTGEVLRIVRAGHTLWLSLRDGRIVQMQFLNGWMEAPEVTVYGEADGLPGSVTQMVEIDSTVFFYAREGVYRFVPEATPVFQPDSSLIARGHEGHDELLALVVDRFRRVWTIYPTHVDIAHPLPGGGYRFETPLVLRYPAWGSPVQVYVDEEGIVWLGNRDRLIRYDPTLPFPEELFSVEPPPVLIRQVAVGDHVLFGGAFVGTDGFLRGQQQDGEVLELPYAFNDLQFEFALPSFIRAEDNRYQYRLEGKEDWSDWTTVTQRFYPNLWEGVYRFQVRARNAWGLTTPVTTLVIRILPPWYRTWWAYTLYLVILVTTVALTWRHYVAQQRAQQMYIATVLGDRIHSLTARINLLTRMLREANAAKETILSTTTHELRTPLSAILGFASVLKEETDNPQHQEFLELIEESGQRLLATINDILDLARLRSGSMVLRRVPVEITETVQKVYQLLEPLARKKGLDFRMELPTVPVRVFGDPRAVERVLNNLVGNAIKFTPRGEVVISVTADEQHVRIAVRDTGEGISEEFLPHVFEEFRQESSGTDRAYEGSGLGLAIAARLVKLMGGTIEVASKKGEGSTFTVVLPRAPEHGTPSGMYPHWQLSET, encoded by the coding sequence CGCGCGCGCATCGACCACATCCAGTCTGTCTGACGATTCAGAGCCGGCTGCTTCGGGCTATAGGCCGATGGACGGGAGGAATCCTGCTGCTATTGGGCTCCTGGCCTCTGCAAGCTCAGGAGCTTTCGTACCAGGTCGAAGTAGGCGCGCCGCTTTACCTGCAGCACTACGCTCCTCAGGACTATGGACAGTTTCCGCAGAACTGGGCCATTGTGCAGGACAGGCGGGGCGTGATCTATGTGGGGAATGTAGATGGGGTGTTGGAATTCGATGGGGTGCACTGGCGATTGTTGCGAACGGCGACGAACACCATCGTTCGCTCACTGGATGTAGATACGGCAGGACGGATTTTTGTAGGAGCGCAGGGCGATTTTGGCTATTTCTGGCCTGATTCGCTGGGAGTGCTGCGCTACACGTCGCTGGTACCCGAGATTGCTGACTCGACAGACCGGAATTTCTGGGACGTGTGGGCCACGCGCGTGACGCCCGATGGCGTCTATTTTCAAACGCATGCCCGGCTGTTTCGCTGGGATGGCGATACCATCCGGGTGTGGCGCCCACACACTTATTTTCATACGGCTTTTGTAGTGCATGGCCGTCTCTACGTGCGGCAGGACAGCATCGGGCTCCAGACAGTTGCGGGCGATTCGTTGCGACTGGTGCCTGGCGGAGAGCGCTTCGCCCACCTGCGCATTTACGCTATGATGCCCTATGATGCGGAGCAGATCTTGATTGCTACCCGGGAGGCAGGTCTCTGGCTTTACGATGGTCGCACGTTTCGGTATCTACCCAGCGAAGTTGAGCCGTTCATCCGCGCCTATCCGCTCTATCATGGCACGGCCATGCCGGGGGGGTTCTATGCGCTGGCTACGCTGGGAGGCGGGGTGTTCATTATTGATCGGGAGGGGCGGATCGTTCAGGTTATTGATGAGTCGGTCGGGTTGCCGGATAGCTGGGTGAATTACGTGTACGTCGATCGGCAGGGCAGCCTCTGGATGGCACTCAATAGCCGCGGACTGGCCCGCGCCGATGCCGTCCCCTACCTTTCGGTGTGGGACAAGCGGCTGGGACTGGACGGATTTATGTACTGGTTGGGGCAAGAAGCCGATCATCTCTACGCTGCTACCAGCACGGGACTGTTTCACATGTCTTTATCACAGGGATCGCGGCCTGTCTTTGTGCGGGATGTGCGGATCTCCGATCAGGTCTTTCAGATCTTTCGCCATGGGGAAGATTTATGGCTAGCTACGGCGGAAGGGCTTCATATAAAGAAGAGAGAGCAAGTTCTTTCTGATCAGACTCTTTTATTACCTGAGCAAACCGTTTTTTCACTGGCTCGACTTACCGATAGTCTGATTGCGGCAGGCACTAAAAGCGGACTGGTACGACTCAGATGGAATGGCAGGCAATGGGCTATTGACCCTATTGCTGGAGTAACCGGAGAGGTCCTGCGCATTGTACGAGCAGGACATACGCTCTGGCTCAGTTTGCGGGATGGACGGATTGTGCAGATGCAATTCTTAAATGGCTGGATGGAAGCGCCGGAGGTAACAGTTTATGGGGAGGCAGATGGATTGCCGGGAAGTGTAACGCAGATGGTTGAAATTGATAGTACAGTGTTCTTTTATGCCAGAGAAGGTGTATATCGTTTTGTGCCGGAAGCTACGCCGGTTTTTCAGCCAGACAGTTCGCTCATCGCGCGGGGGCATGAAGGACATGATGAACTGCTGGCCCTGGTGGTGGATCGTTTTCGGAGAGTCTGGACCATCTACCCGACGCACGTAGATATTGCGCATCCGTTGCCTGGCGGAGGCTACCGGTTTGAAACGCCGCTGGTGCTCCGCTATCCAGCCTGGGGTTCTCCTGTGCAGGTGTATGTAGATGAGGAAGGGATTGTCTGGCTGGGGAATCGGGATCGGCTTATCCGCTACGATCCAACGCTGCCCTTTCCGGAAGAATTGTTTTCTGTGGAACCGCCTCCAGTGTTAATCCGGCAGGTGGCGGTAGGCGATCATGTGCTGTTCGGCGGGGCGTTTGTGGGCACCGATGGGTTTCTGCGTGGACAGCAGCAAGATGGTGAGGTGCTGGAGCTTCCCTATGCTTTTAATGACCTGCAATTTGAATTTGCGCTGCCCAGTTTTATTCGTGCAGAGGATAATCGCTACCAGTATCGGTTAGAGGGTAAAGAAGATTGGTCAGACTGGACGACCGTTACGCAGCGGTTTTACCCGAACCTGTGGGAAGGCGTTTACCGCTTCCAGGTGCGGGCGCGCAATGCCTGGGGGTTGACCACACCGGTTACGACCCTGGTCATACGCATCCTGCCGCCCTGGTACCGCACCTGGTGGGCCTACACCCTCTACCTGGTGATTCTGGTAACCACCGTGGCGCTGACCTGGCGTCATTATGTGGCGCAGCAGCGGGCGCAGCAGATGTACATTGCAACGGTGCTAGGGGATCGTATCCATTCCCTGACGGCGCGTATTAATTTGCTGACGCGGATGCTCCGCGAAGCGAATGCAGCCAAAGAAACGATCCTTTCAACCACGACGCACGAGCTGCGCACGCCGCTTTCAGCCATTCTGGGATTTGCCTCAGTACTTAAGGAAGAAACAGATAATCCGCAGCACCAGGAATTTCTGGAGCTTATTGAAGAGAGCGGCCAACGCTTGCTGGCAACGATCAACGACATCCTGGATCTGGCGCGGCTGCGTTCCGGATCCATGGTGCTGCGGCGCGTGCCGGTAGAAATCACCGAAACCGTTCAGAAAGTCTATCAGCTTCTGGAGCCGTTGGCGCGCAAAAAAGGACTGGACTTCCGGATGGAATTGCCAACGGTGCCGGTCCGCGTGTTTGGGGATCCACGGGCTGTAGAACGGGTGCTAAACAATCTGGTGGGCAATGCCATCAAGTTTACTCCCAGAGGTGAGGTAGTGATTTCGGTAACAGCCGACGAGCAACATGTGCGGATCGCTGTGCGGGATACGGGCGAAGGCATTTCTGAAGAGTTTTTGCCGCATGTCTTTGAAGAATTTCGTCAGGAGTCGTCCGGTACCGACCGGGCTTATGAGGGGAGTGGGCTGGGCCTGGCTATAGCAGCGCGGCTGGTAAAGCTTATGGGAGGCACCATTGAAGTCGCCAGTAAGAAAGGGGAAGGAAGCACCTTTACCGTGGTGCTCCCACGCGCGCCGGAGCATGGAACCCCCTCAGGGATGTACCCACACTGGCAACTATCGGAAACGTAG